A stretch of the Vitis riparia cultivar Riparia Gloire de Montpellier isolate 1030 chromosome 13, EGFV_Vit.rip_1.0, whole genome shotgun sequence genome encodes the following:
- the LOC117927491 gene encoding probable acetyltransferase NATA1-like: protein MAAAAPPPPPTPTPIPPTTLPETGPVGNPIFARIRIANPSDVRPLHKLMYQLAVFERLPHLFSATESSLSSNLFNTPPFQSFTVFLLEVSPTPFLDAPVGAHPPITHVVNLDLPIADPESQEFGSGGDAVVAGFVLFFPNYSTFLGKPGFYIEDLYVRDCYRRKGFGKMLLSAVAAQAVKMGYGRVEWCVLDWNVNAIKFYEEMGAQVLQEWRICRLTGDALQAYGN from the coding sequence ATGGCAGCCGCCGCGCCACCTCCTCCACCAACGCCAACGCCCATCCCACCCACAACATTGCCTGAGACTGGCCCCGTCGGAAATCCAATCTTCGCCAGAATCCGAATCGCTAACCCATCCGATGTTCGCCCCCTCCACAAGCTCATGTACCAGCTCGCCGTCTTCGAGCGCCTCCCCCACCTTTTCTCCGCCACTGAGTCCTCCCTTTCATCCAACCTCTTCAACACGCCTCCTTTCCAATCCTTCACCGTCTTCCTCCTTGAAGTCTCCCCCACACCCTTCCTTGACGCCCCTGTCGGCGCCCATCCTCCGATCACCCACGTCGTCAATCTAGATCTCCCCATCGCAGACCCTGAATCGCAAGAATTCGGATCGGGCGGCGACGCCGTGGTGGCAGGGTTCGTGCTGTTTTTCCCAAATTATTCGACGTTCTTGGGGAAGCCAGGGTTCTATATAGAGGATTTGTATGTCAGGGATTGCTACAGGAGGAAAGGGTTTGGGAAGATGTTGTTGTCTGCGGTGGCAGCTCAGGCGGTGAAAATGGGGTATGGGAGAGTGGAGTGGTGCGTGCTTGATTGGAATGTGAATGCGATTAAGTTCTACGAGGAGATGGGTGCTCAGGTTCTTCAGGAATGGAGGATCTGTAGGCTGACTGGTGATGCTCTTCAAGCTTATGGAAATTGA